From the genome of Papaver somniferum cultivar HN1 chromosome 2, ASM357369v1, whole genome shotgun sequence, one region includes:
- the LOC113347803 gene encoding claspin-like, with the protein MDPDTSPSSSSSSPVVSYLINSCGLSEDRAVSIGKKLPLTTTTSYLETIITTLESYGFTKSHISKIIIKTPRFLEYGRCGHLKLKLGYFKSKEISTLEMVKFLICSPEILIRGLKDKIIPLFDSISSIVGSDRDTFKVIGNTYNDMRCLSVEFIQERISGNLQVLRDEGIPERVIVNFLIQVPKVCLISTDKFKERVQDVKDMGINPHKTPSRFVSWIRMLVVCSKTTLEAKMNVLRKWGWPEDILLDQVLKNPGFMTISVAKIEAVLDYLVTQMGYNISSFVKVLGVFNYSLEKRIIPRISVHRFLISMGLIKCNGTLSGVLNITDENFLRKFVMSYKVEAPELLQIYNQASITCVTEGSQSEEGTNCPERAIESVAALPKVAKLVDKNDAGKPKKKASSRDLVEPEEELDKEKESMKSRKPRKILKKPEKKVDKVQGGAAEEKGGHHNIDFDEEEKDKSKEEEETVVVRVVGKVLDGSLAIGLKRKVALDKEVYPKKAKKPKKVLKKSKKRVEEVQGDTAKKEEEDKSKEEGETVVVPMLEELKNAKRHKKKFVNKDDVETPELLQVYNQASITCVMEDSQSEEVTKCPERAIESVAALPKVAKLVDESGAGKPKKKASSRDLVEPEEELDKEEESKAAKKPRKFLKRSKKRVEDLQDGCEKKEKRGHSNIEFDAEEKDKVEEEKEIVAVPIAGEVLEGSLASGLKRKVALDKEEDPKKVKNPRKVLKKSKKKVEEMQGDAAKKEEEDKSKEEEEIVVVPMVEVLKKAKRPKKKFVNKDDVETPELLQASNMRANEDLQSEEVVFCPEKATESAAALPKVAKVVDKNQVGKLKKKASSSDLVEQEEELEKEEESKTAKKPRKILKRSKKRVEELQDGCAMKEKRGHSNIEFDAEEKDMVEEEKEIVAVPIVGEVLEGSLASGIKRKVALDKEEDPKKVKNPRKVLKKSKKKVEEMQGDAAKKEEEDKSKEEEEIVVVPMVEVLKKAKRPKKKFVNKDDVETPELLQASNMRANEDLQSEEVIFCPEKATESAAALPKVAKVVDKNQVGKLKKKASSSDLVEQEEELEKEEESKTAKKPRKILKRSKKRVEELQDGCAMKEKRGHSNIEFDAEEKDMVEEEKEIVAVPIVGEVLEGSLASGIKRKVALDKEEDPKKVKNPRKVLKKSKKKVEEMQGDAAKKEEEDKSKEEEEIVVVPMVEVLKKAKRPKKKFVNKDDVETPELLQASNMRANEDLQSEEVIFCPEKATESAAALPKVAKVVDKNQVGKLKKKASSSDLVEQEEELEKEEESKTAKKPRKILKRSKKRVEELQDGCAMKEKRGHSNVEFDAEKKDKVEEEKEIVAVPMGGRELEGSQVSALKRKISLDKRGDLKKVKKLKKVLKRSKKKVEEVQGDDVEKPEEHNSKENIEFDAEEKDKFEEEKEIVAVPMGGRVLEGSQVSALEKKIALDKGEDLTKVKKLKKVLKKSKKKVEEVQGDDVKKPEEHKSNEEEEMAAVPMVENIS; encoded by the exons ATGGATCCCGACAcctctccttcttcatcttcatcatcaccggTAGTGTCATACCTCATCAATTCTTGTGGATTATCAGAAGATCGAGCTGTGAGTATTGGTAAGAAATTACCATTGACAACAACCACATCATATCTAGAGACTATAATCACCACGCTTGAATCCTACGGATTCACTAAATCCCATATCTCCAAAATCATCATCAAGACACCACGATTTCTTGAATATGGTAGATGTGGTCATCTCAAACTCAAACTCGGTTATTTCAAGTCGAAAGAGATCTCTACTCTTGAAATGGTCAAGTTCTTAATATGTAGCCCAGAAATTCTAATTAGAGGGTTGAAGGACAAAATCATTCCGTTGTTCGATTCCATCAGTAGCATCGTTGGTTCCGATAGAGACACATTTAAGGTCATCGGAAACACATATAACGATATGAGGTGTTTAAGTGTAGAATTCATTCAGGAAAGGATATCCGGCAATCTACAGGTTTTGAGAGATGAAGGTATCCCTGAAAGGGTTATAGTCAATTTTTTGATTCAAGTACCAAAGGTATGTTTGATTAGCACTGATAAATTTAAAGAGCGTGTACAAGATGTTAAAGATATGGGTATCAATCCACATAAAACTCCATCTCGATTTGTTAGTTGGATTCGTATGTTGGTAGTTTGCTCGAAAACCACGTTGGAAGCTAAAATGAATGTACTCAGGAAATGGGGTTGGCCGGAAGACATACTTCTGGATCAAGTTTTGAAAAATCCTGGATTTATGACGATATCTGTTGCCAAAATTGAGGCTGTACTGGATTACCTTGTGACTCAGATGGGTTATAATATATCGAGTTTTGTTAAGGTTCTAGGAGTTTTTAATTATAGCTTGGAGAAGAGAATTATACCAAGGATTTCTGTCCACAGATTTTTAATCTCCATGGGTTTGATCAAGTGTAACGGTACTCTGTCCGGAGTTTTAAATATCACCGATGAGAATTTCTTGCGCAAGTTTGTGATGTCGTATAAAGTAGAAGCTCCTGAGCTGTTGCAG ATTTATAACCAGGCATCTATAACGTGTGTCACGGAGGGCTCACAGAGTGAAGAAGGAACAAATTGTCCAGAAAGGGCGATAGAGAGTGTAGCAGCTCTACCGAAGGTAGCAAAACTGGTTGACAAAAATGATGCTGGCAAACCTAAGAAGAAAGCTTCATCAAGGGACCTTGTGGAACCAGAGGAAGAGTTGGATAAGGAAAAAGAATCCATGAAATCCAGAAAGCCTAGGAAGATTTTGAAAAAGCCAGAGAAAAAGGTGGATAAAGTACAAGGTGGTGCTGCGGAGGAGAAAGGAGGTCACCATAACATAGACTTTGATGAGGAAGAGAAGGATAAgtctaaggaagaagaagaaactgttGTTGTCCGTGTTGTTGGGAAAGTATTAGATGGTAGTCTTGCAATTGGGCTTAAGAGGAAAGTTGCTTTAGATAAGGAGGTATATCCGAAGAAAGCCAAAAAGCCTAAGAAGGTTTTGAAAAAGTCCAAGAAAAGAGTAGAGGAAGTGCAAGGTGATActgcaaagaaggaagaagaggaCAAGTCTAAGGAGGAAGGGGAGACTGTTGTTGTACCTATGCTGGAAGAGTTGAAGAATGCCAAAAGGCATAAGAAGAAGTTTGTGAACAAGGATGATGTAGAAACTCCTGAACTGTTGCAG GTTTATAACCAGGCATCTATTACGTGTGTCATGGAGGACTCACAgagtgaagaagtaacaaaatgtCCAGAAAGGGCGATAGAGAGCGTAGCAGCTCTACCAAAGGTCGCAAAACTGGTTGACGAAAGTGGCGCTGGCAAACCTAAGAAGAAAGCTTCATCAAGGGATCTTGTGGAACCAGAGGAAGAGTTGGACAAGGAAGAAGAATCGAAGGCAGCCAAAAAGCCTAGGAAGTTTCTGAAAAGGTCAAAGAAAAGAGTGGAGGACCTGCAAGATGGTtgtgagaagaaggagaaaagaggTCACTCAAATATAGAATTTGATGCAGAAGAGAAGGATAAGGTTGAGGAAGAAAAAGAGATTGTTGCTGTCCCTATTGCTGGGGAAGTATTAGAAGGTAGTCTTGCAAGTGGGCTTAAGAGGAAAGTTGCTTTAGATAAGGAGGAAGATCCGAAGAAAGTTAAAAATCCTAGGAAGGTTTTAAAAAAGTCTAAGAAAAAAGTAGAGGAAATGCAAGGTGATGCCGCgaagaaggaagaagaggatAAGTCTAAGGAGGAAGAGGAGATTGTTGTCGTTCCTATGGTGGAAGTATTGAAGAAGGCCAAAAGGCCTAAGAAGAAGTTTGTGAACAAGGATGATGTAGAAACTCCTGAATTGTTGCAG GCATCTAATATGCGTGCCAACGAGGACTTGCAAAGTGAAGAAGTAGTTTTCTGTCCAGAAAAGGCTACAGAGAGTGCAGCAGCTCTTCCAAAGGTAGCAAAAGTTGTTGACAAAAACCAAGTTGGCAAACTTAAGAAGAAAGCTTCATCAAGTGATCTTGTGGAACAAGAGGAAGAGttggagaaggaagaagaatcgAAGACAGCCAAAAAGCCTAGGAAGATTctcaaaagatcaaagaaaaGAGTGGAGGAACTCCAAGATGGTTGTGCGATGAAGGAGAAAAGAGGTCACTCAAATATAGAATTTGATGCAGAAGAGAAGGATATGGTTGAGGAAGAAAAAGAGATTGTTGCTGTCCCTATTGTTGGGGAAGTATTAGAAGGTAGTCTTGCAAGTGGGATTAAGAGGAAAGTTGCTTTAGATAAGGAGGAAGATCCGAAGAAAGTTAAAAATCCTAGGAAGGTTTTAAAAAAGTCTAAGAAAAAAGTAGAGGAAATGCAAGGTGATGCCGCgaagaaggaagaagaggatAAGTCTAAGGAGGAAGAGGAGATTGTTGTCGTTCCTATGGTGGAAGTATTGAAGAAGGCCAAAAGGCCTAAGAAGAAGTTTGTGAACAAGGATGATGTAGAAACTCCTGAATTGTTGCAG GCATCTAATATGCGTGCCAACGAGGACTTGCAAAGTGAAGAAGTAATTTTCTGTCCAGAAAAGGCTACAGAGAGTGCAGCAGCTCTTCCAAAGGTAGCAAAAGTTGTTGACAAAAACCAAGTTGGCAAACTTAAGAAGAAAGCTTCATCAAGTGATCTTGTGGAACAAGAGGAAGAGttggagaaggaagaagaatcgAAGACAGCCAAAAAGCCTAGGAAGATTCtcaaaagatcaaaaaaaagagtgGAGGAACTCCAAGATGGTTGTGCGATGAAGGAGAAAAGAGGTCACTCAAATATAGAATTCGATGCAGAAGAGAAGGATATGGTTGAGGAAGAAAAAGAGATTGTTGCTGTCCCTATTGTTGGGGAAGTATTAGAAGGTAGTCTTGCAAGTGGGATTAAGAGGAAAGTTGCTTTAGATAAGGAGGAAGATCCGAAGAAAGTTAAAAATCCTAGGAAGGTTTTAAAAAAGTCTAAGAAAAAAGTAGAGGAAATGCAAGGTGATGCCGCgaagaaggaagaagaggatAAGTCTAAGGAGGAAGAGGAGATTGTTGTCGTTCCTATGGTGGAAGTATTGAAGAAGGCCAAAAGGCCTAAGAAGAAGTTTGTGAACAAGGATGATGTAGAAACTCCTGAATTGTTGCAG GCATCTAATATGCGTGCCAACGAGGACTTGCAAAGTGAAGAAGTAATTTTCTGTCCAGAAAAGGCTACAGAGAGTGCAGCAGCTCTTCCAAAGGTAGCAAAAGTTGTTGACAAAAACCAAGTTGGCAAACTTAAGAAGAAAGCTTCATCAAGTGATCTTGTGGAACAAGAGGAAGAGttggagaaggaagaagaatcgAAGACAGCCAAAAAGCCTAGGAAGATTctcaaaagatcaaagaaaaGAGTGGAGGAACTCCAAGATGGTTGTGCGATGAAGGAAAAAAGAGGTCACTCAAATGTAGAATTTGATGCAGAAAAGAAGGATAAGGTTGAGGAAGAAAAAGAGATTGTTGCTGTCCCTATGGGCGGGAGAGAATTAGAAGGTAGCCAAGTAAGTGCCCTTAAGAGGAAAATTTCTTTAGATAAGAGGGGAgacttgaagaaagtcaaaaagcTTAAGAAGGTTTTGAAAAGGTCTAAGAAAAAAGTAGAGGAAGTGCAAGGTGATGATGTGGAGAAGCCAGAAGAGCATAATTCTAAGGAGAATATAGAATTTGATGCAGAAGAGAAGGATAAGTTTGAGGAAGAAAAAGAGATTGTTGCTGTCCCTATGGGTGGGAGAGTATTAGAAGGTAGTCAAGTAAGTGCCCTTGAGAAGAAAATTGCTTTAGATAAGGGGGAAgatttgacgaaagtcaaaaagcTTAAGAAGGTTCTGAAAAAGTCAAAGAAAAAAGTAGAGGAAGTGCAAGGTGATGATGTGAAGAAGCCAGAAGAGCATAAGTCTaatgaggaagaagagatggCTGCTGTTCCTATGGTTGAGAATATATCATAA